The following coding sequences are from one Treponema parvum window:
- a CDS encoding ABC transporter permease, translated as MSFKEIKRHKDIYMLMAVPLVYFLIFKYVPMLNGQIAFKDFKPRLGVWKSPWAGFKYFTEFFNSYYFWELIRNTIGYSFGKLFVSVPLSILLAVVLFESHRKFLRKIVQTLTYLPHFLSWVIIYGILLSLLAPGDGIINDVIKYFGGEPIDFLTNTRAFPWIVILSDAWKEMGWGAIIFIAALMGIDPSLYEAAMVEGTTALQRTWYITLPSIRPVIVMVVLLKLGTILNAGFNQIFMLYNTSVYSVADIIDTWVYRQGLLEGRFALATAVGIFKGIIGTCLVVFANRLTKLTADSSLF; from the coding sequence ATGAGTTTTAAAGAAATAAAACGCCACAAAGACATATACATGCTTATGGCTGTCCCGCTCGTTTATTTCTTAATCTTTAAATACGTGCCGATGTTAAACGGACAAATAGCATTCAAGGACTTTAAGCCGCGTCTTGGCGTATGGAAAAGTCCTTGGGCGGGATTTAAGTATTTTACTGAATTTTTTAATTCCTATTACTTTTGGGAATTAATCCGCAACACAATAGGCTACAGCTTCGGAAAACTTTTCGTAAGCGTTCCTCTTTCAATACTGCTTGCCGTCGTGCTATTTGAATCGCACCGCAAGTTTTTGCGAAAAATCGTACAGACGCTCACATACCTGCCGCACTTTTTGTCTTGGGTAATCATATACGGAATTTTACTGTCGCTGCTCGCGCCGGGCGACGGCATTATAAACGACGTTATAAAGTATTTCGGTGGAGAACCCATAGATTTTTTAACCAACACAAGGGCGTTCCCGTGGATCGTAATTCTTTCGGATGCGTGGAAGGAGATGGGCTGGGGCGCGATAATATTCATAGCCGCGCTCATGGGCATAGATCCTTCTTTATATGAAGCGGCCATGGTCGAAGGAACCACCGCGCTGCAAAGGACTTGGTACATAACCTTGCCGTCCATACGCCCCGTAATAGTTATGGTTGTCCTTTTAAAACTCGGCACCATATTGAACGCGGGATTTAATCAGATATTTATGCTGTACAACACTTCGGTATACAGCGTTGCCGACATAATAGACACGTGGGTTTACCGGCAGGGTTTATTGGAAGGTCGCTTCGCCTTAGCCACCGCAGTGGGAATTTTTAAAGGAATAATCGGAACGTGTCTTGTTGTATTTGCAAACAGGCTTACAAAACTTACCGCCGATTCCAGCCTGTTTTAG
- a CDS encoding helix-turn-helix domain-containing protein has translation MNKKRIGFILASIHSGSGDQVCSELIKQAVRFKTTFYIFPGGRLKATQNSEWLRNSVYRLANTKTLDGLISWASALGGALPLQELIEFHKNIEPLPFVTISQKIEGHSCVNFDAYSGMCSLIDHFLKVHRITKIAFLRGPENHVSADDRYRAFCDTLQKAGVSVKDSPLVSDPFEWRSGKDAIIQLCEKRRLLPGKDFSALVSASDLMTLDAIEYLQNKGYSSPDDFLAAGFNDVSKTRRLRSALTTVHMPYKAMGMNSFKLILNEITDAPRAKKDVLLPAPLVVRESCGCPSLIKHALNPMSAKDDLPEAQVSKEGLIERLSELFYLDKAEGRTFLEPMINALYAKNSRLFFNLFEELLETFYKDETDMRLIYRAIGIIKISKNIDPDYVASIEKDIFIALGQAAERYQEEIKSMREERNKVLDELKCELISKHSVKELSEALKKYLPRIGIHSAASVIYQTKDVSRLLSGFSKNRIFEEEEFSPDEIVPPRLISAFSQDVFMVQPMFAGNKAIGHFICSVPFFDGALFEDLRSVLSSAFSGIFLFNELTAARKAAEEAEQAKTKFFAAVGSDLSNPLSEIKSDASRLKVLLKQKELIPDQIKNIVERLEKNIEAQQKKTDLIVELTRFQSNEIVFNNTLFHPAALFPAALFKGRPVQIPRENPHKKEESPFAASDLPILFGDKERIKQALLLIAENFHFKLEQCKLKKTSKGLKIVMPISEKAFTGPTAELPGVMLANQIFFMQDCEFVKNKDPCEILFYWPFFSCSPRKSSLKNPSENVFDGVPRSEPENGGRYAAHDATTPGAAVFAPNTAQINAVQASDKIKAAASQKEEPFEWKFREKTEDENRRIYEMFVKKDFMKRPFLCYADPEDGDLEKSNNFLSFFERKLKIAERPVLFINCPEDMEKKWELSFTVIRIKTEDAPNTLSDTQNIKKQIVKLNPLLIVMNEINTDMIDFIRNNPSTELSPIIIAPDKIEASPRIDEALGFQKLILCNLCVASSREFGNRVKALLSGDHMLSPNTAGFVKKTLIYFNAHGCEYISRWKIAEAVHTSEDYLTRIFHRELGLSPWEYLNIYRIHIACARLRKTDESILTIAEKSGFQDQAYFCRVFKKVMGTTPGHYRKGICAF, from the coding sequence ATGAATAAAAAACGGATCGGTTTTATTTTGGCTTCAATACACAGCGGTTCGGGCGATCAAGTGTGTTCCGAGCTTATAAAACAGGCGGTCCGTTTTAAAACCACGTTTTACATATTCCCCGGAGGGCGCTTAAAAGCAACTCAAAATTCCGAGTGGCTGCGCAATTCAGTCTACCGTCTGGCAAATACGAAAACTCTTGACGGGCTTATAAGCTGGGCTTCTGCGCTGGGAGGTGCGCTCCCCCTGCAAGAGCTTATCGAATTCCATAAAAATATCGAGCCCTTACCCTTTGTTACCATTTCACAGAAAATCGAGGGTCATTCCTGCGTAAATTTTGACGCATATTCTGGAATGTGTTCCTTAATCGATCATTTTTTAAAAGTACATCGCATAACAAAGATCGCCTTTTTACGCGGGCCTGAAAATCATGTTTCCGCAGACGACCGCTACAGAGCTTTTTGCGACACTCTGCAAAAAGCCGGCGTTTCTGTAAAGGATTCACCTCTTGTATCGGATCCGTTTGAATGGCGCAGCGGCAAGGACGCAATAATCCAATTATGCGAAAAACGCCGCCTTCTTCCCGGTAAAGATTTTTCCGCCCTCGTATCCGCAAGCGATCTTATGACTCTGGACGCGATAGAATATCTTCAAAATAAAGGGTATTCCTCTCCGGACGATTTTCTGGCGGCGGGATTTAACGACGTTTCCAAGACAAGAAGGCTGCGTTCCGCCCTTACTACCGTTCACATGCCGTACAAGGCTATGGGAATGAATTCTTTTAAACTTATTTTAAACGAAATAACGGATGCCCCGCGTGCAAAAAAGGACGTCCTTCTTCCGGCGCCTCTTGTTGTGAGAGAATCGTGCGGCTGTCCCTCGCTGATAAAGCATGCCTTAAACCCGATGTCCGCAAAAGACGATCTTCCCGAAGCGCAAGTGTCAAAAGAAGGTCTCATTGAACGGCTTTCGGAATTATTCTACCTTGATAAGGCGGAAGGCAGGACTTTTTTGGAACCTATGATAAATGCGCTTTATGCAAAAAACTCACGCCTTTTTTTTAATCTTTTTGAAGAATTGCTTGAAACTTTTTACAAAGACGAAACGGACATGAGGCTTATCTACCGTGCGATCGGAATCATAAAAATATCGAAAAACATCGATCCCGATTACGTCGCTTCGATCGAAAAAGACATTTTTATCGCATTGGGGCAGGCCGCGGAACGTTATCAGGAAGAAATAAAATCCATGCGGGAAGAACGCAACAAGGTTCTTGACGAACTTAAATGCGAGCTTATAAGCAAACATTCCGTAAAAGAACTTTCCGAAGCGCTGAAAAAATATCTTCCGCGTATAGGGATTCATTCCGCAGCTTCAGTCATTTATCAAACAAAAGACGTTTCGCGGCTTTTGTCGGGCTTTTCAAAAAACAGAATTTTTGAAGAAGAGGAATTTTCCCCGGATGAAATTGTTCCTCCACGCCTGATTTCCGCTTTCAGCCAAGACGTTTTTATGGTTCAACCGATGTTTGCCGGAAACAAGGCCATAGGCCACTTCATATGCTCCGTTCCTTTTTTTGACGGCGCACTGTTCGAAGATCTTCGCTCCGTACTGAGCAGCGCATTTTCGGGTATATTTTTATTCAATGAACTTACCGCCGCCCGTAAAGCTGCCGAGGAAGCCGAACAAGCAAAGACGAAATTTTTTGCGGCCGTAGGCAGTGATCTTTCAAACCCGCTCAGTGAAATAAAGAGCGACGCTTCACGTCTTAAAGTTTTATTAAAACAAAAAGAATTAATACCCGATCAAATAAAAAACATCGTCGAACGACTGGAAAAAAACATCGAAGCGCAGCAAAAAAAGACGGATCTTATCGTCGAACTTACGCGCTTTCAAAGCAATGAAATCGTTTTTAATAACACTCTGTTTCATCCGGCAGCTTTATTTCCGGCCGCCTTATTTAAAGGACGTCCGGTGCAAATTCCCCGAGAAAATCCGCATAAAAAAGAAGAATCCCCTTTCGCGGCGTCGGATCTTCCGATTCTGTTCGGCGACAAAGAGCGCATAAAACAGGCTCTGCTTCTCATAGCCGAAAATTTTCATTTTAAATTGGAACAATGTAAATTAAAAAAAACAAGCAAAGGCCTAAAAATCGTCATGCCGATTTCTGAAAAAGCTTTCACGGGACCGACGGCAGAGCTTCCCGGTGTTATGCTTGCAAATCAGATATTTTTCATGCAAGACTGCGAATTTGTAAAAAACAAGGATCCGTGTGAAATTCTTTTTTATTGGCCGTTTTTTTCATGTTCACCCAGAAAAAGCAGCTTAAAAAATCCCAGCGAAAATGTTTTTGACGGCGTTCCCCGAAGCGAGCCGGAGAACGGCGGACGCTACGCCGCACACGACGCCACGACGCCGGGCGCGGCAGTCTTTGCACCGAACACAGCGCAGATCAATGCTGTGCAGGCTTCGGACAAAATAAAAGCGGCCGCATCGCAGAAAGAAGAACCGTTTGAATGGAAATTTAGAGAAAAAACGGAAGACGAAAATCGGCGTATATATGAGATGTTTGTAAAAAAAGATTTTATGAAGCGGCCGTTTCTTTGCTATGCGGATCCTGAAGACGGGGATCTTGAAAAAAGTAACAATTTTTTGTCTTTTTTTGAACGAAAACTGAAAATAGCCGAACGCCCCGTCTTGTTTATAAACTGTCCCGAAGACATGGAAAAGAAGTGGGAGCTTTCTTTTACCGTTATCCGCATAAAAACGGAAGACGCACCGAACACGCTGTCTGACACACAGAACATAAAAAAGCAAATAGTGAAATTAAATCCACTTCTCATCGTCATGAATGAAATAAACACGGATATGATCGATTTTATACGGAACAATCCTTCCACGGAACTTTCTCCGATAATAATCGCCCCCGACAAAATAGAAGCGTCGCCCCGTATTGACGAAGCGCTCGGCTTTCAAAAACTCATATTATGCAACCTGTGCGTAGCGTCTTCACGGGAATTCGGCAACAGAGTTAAGGCGCTGCTGTCGGGCGATCACATGCTGTCGCCAAATACCGCAGGCTTTGTAAAAAAAACGCTGATATATTTTAATGCGCACGGATGCGAATATATTTCTCGGTGGAAGATTGCCGAAGCCGTTCATACGAGCGAAGATTATCTTACCAGAATTTTTCATAGAGAACTGGGGCTTTCTCCGTGGGAGTATTTGAACATCTACCGGATCCATATAGCCTGCGCAAGACTTAGAAAAACCGACGAGAGCATTCTAACGATCGCCGAAAAAAGCGGATTTCAGGACCAGGCTTATTTTTGCAGGGTTTTTAAAAAAGTGATGGGAACTACACCGGGGCATTACCGCAAAGGCATATGCGCTTTTTGA
- a CDS encoding glycoside hydrolase family 28 protein, whose protein sequence is MQSIFLHETGGRPSPLPKAAAGTTQKQSFFDNSEAFFKALDILKKAGGGTLKVASGVWHTGPIELFSNITLHLEEGAVISFIPEPERYKPVYTRWEGADCFAMHPCVYVNAQKDVKITGNGTIDGQGLLWWRSREAKKKQTSPETPIELEFAKLNPDYKKQPGGGGGRNIQFLRPPLIQFYKCKNCSIEDITACNSPFWTIHPVYSDSINISNVTVQNPAERAPNTDGIDIDSCTNVTIIDCSINVGDDAIALKSGADEDGIKAAKQCRNIRISNCTVFSGHGGIVIGSETAAGIEDVVAENCVFKNTDRGIRIKTRRGRGGAIKNLQFSNLTIKDCLCPFSINMYYVCGADPKDPFLFSTEKQKIENSTPSVKDISVNGIKAAGCRSSAGFIAGLPESPVCDVVFNNCVFETDEKSSELPEKSDMTAGLPCVTEKSFRIVNAKNVSFKDTQIIGPQTPFLYS, encoded by the coding sequence ATGCAGAGTATCTTTTTACATGAAACGGGCGGAAGACCGTCTCCTTTACCCAAAGCCGCCGCCGGCACAACGCAAAAGCAATCTTTTTTTGACAACAGCGAAGCTTTTTTTAAAGCCTTGGATATTTTAAAAAAGGCCGGCGGCGGCACGCTAAAAGTCGCAAGCGGCGTATGGCACACGGGACCTATCGAGCTTTTTTCTAACATAACGCTGCACCTTGAAGAAGGCGCCGTAATATCGTTTATTCCCGAACCTGAACGTTACAAACCTGTGTACACGCGCTGGGAAGGCGCGGACTGTTTTGCAATGCATCCCTGCGTTTACGTAAACGCGCAAAAAGACGTAAAGATCACGGGCAACGGAACGATCGACGGACAAGGTCTTTTATGGTGGCGCTCGCGCGAAGCAAAGAAAAAACAGACTTCCCCCGAAACCCCAATCGAGCTTGAATTTGCAAAGCTCAATCCGGATTACAAAAAACAGCCCGGCGGAGGAGGCGGAAGAAATATCCAATTTTTGCGCCCTCCGCTCATTCAATTCTACAAATGCAAAAACTGTTCGATCGAAGATATCACAGCTTGTAATTCTCCGTTTTGGACTATTCATCCCGTATACTCGGACTCAATTAACATTTCAAATGTAACGGTGCAAAACCCGGCGGAAAGGGCGCCTAACACGGACGGGATAGACATAGATTCATGCACAAACGTTACGATTATCGATTGCAGCATAAACGTGGGCGACGACGCCATAGCTCTAAAATCCGGCGCAGATGAAGACGGAATAAAAGCCGCCAAACAGTGCCGTAACATAAGGATTTCAAACTGTACCGTGTTTTCCGGTCACGGCGGAATCGTAATAGGAAGCGAAACGGCCGCCGGCATAGAAGATGTGGTTGCGGAAAACTGCGTATTTAAAAATACCGACCGCGGAATACGCATAAAAACGCGCAGGGGCCGCGGAGGCGCAATAAAAAACTTACAATTTTCAAATTTGACTATAAAGGACTGTCTTTGCCCGTTCAGCATAAACATGTATTATGTATGCGGAGCGGATCCTAAGGATCCGTTTTTATTCAGCACGGAAAAACAAAAGATTGAAAATTCCACTCCTTCCGTAAAAGACATATCCGTAAACGGCATAAAAGCTGCGGGCTGCAGATCTTCCGCCGGATTTATAGCGGGACTGCCGGAATCGCCCGTTTGCGATGTGGTTTTTAATAACTGCGTATTTGAAACCGACGAAAAAAGCTCCGAGCTTCCTGAAAAATCGGACATGACGGCGGGGCTTCCCTGCGTTACGGAAAAATCTTTTAGGATCGTAAACGCAAAAAACGTTTCGTTCAAAGACACTCAAATAATCGGGCCCCAAACGCCGTTCCTTTATTCGTAA
- a CDS encoding Rpn family recombination-promoting nuclease/putative transposase: MPKHNRRYKDSVFVDLFSTDKDAKVRFLSLYNALHGTHLDSSTELKPLKLEQAMYTKLSNDVSCLIDNKIIVLAEHQSTINENMPLRCLQYVARLYEQIQDPKAKYHRTLQKILTPEFYVFYNGTENYPVRKTLKLSDAYIVKPEHAPLELAIEVLNINTDKANKILTACRPLEEYSMFVEAVRRHTALDKEHGFENAIKECIQNDILREYLQRKSREVMNMLLSEYDYDTDIAVQREEAGQIAFAEGIERGIQQGFSDGAYQAKLEMAKTFKKLGIDIAKIAEGTGLSVEEIEKL; encoded by the coding sequence ATGCCAAAACACAATCGCCGGTACAAGGATTCGGTCTTTGTTGATCTTTTCAGCACCGACAAAGACGCTAAAGTTAGGTTTTTATCTCTGTATAATGCCTTGCACGGCACACACCTCGACAGTTCTACGGAACTGAAGCCTCTCAAACTCGAACAGGCGATGTACACGAAATTGTCTAACGACGTGTCGTGCCTGATTGACAACAAGATTATCGTTTTGGCTGAACACCAGTCTACAATCAATGAAAATATGCCTTTACGCTGTCTGCAATACGTAGCCCGCCTGTACGAGCAGATCCAAGACCCGAAGGCAAAATACCACAGAACCCTGCAAAAGATTCTTACGCCTGAGTTCTACGTGTTTTATAACGGCACGGAAAATTACCCCGTCCGCAAGACGCTGAAACTTTCAGACGCCTACATCGTAAAGCCTGAACACGCTCCTCTGGAGCTTGCGATAGAGGTACTCAACATCAATACGGATAAGGCGAATAAAATCCTGACGGCTTGCAGACCATTGGAAGAATACAGTATGTTTGTAGAAGCCGTGCGCCGCCATACCGCGCTCGACAAAGAACACGGTTTTGAAAACGCAATCAAAGAATGCATACAAAATGACATCTTACGAGAATACCTGCAACGAAAATCACGGGAGGTAATGAACATGTTATTGTCTGAATACGACTACGATACCGACATAGCGGTACAGAGAGAAGAAGCTGGCCAGATAGCTTTTGCCGAAGGGATCGAGAGAGGTATTCAACAAGGCTTTTCCGACGGTGCGTACCAGGCAAAACTCGAAATGGCCAAGACCTTTAAGAAGCTTGGCATTGATATCGCTAAAATAGCCGAGGGGACCGGTCTTTCCGTCGAAGAAATCGAAAAACTTTAG
- a CDS encoding AMP-dependent synthetase/ligase, with product MAVLIERKPWSVLDKWRGKAFSGEWPTLPELFFISAERFPERPCFTDFEGAGETKNTLNYDEAAKKIRQLALWMTANGIKKGDHVAVTGKNSPEWAVTYLAAQAASAVIIPIDYALHENEVKNLIRVSKPKMIFCDEEKHDFYKTSFPDCGIYSLNRKYRDTYVYDLKADKKVEENPPADEHDTAAILFTSGTTGNPKGVVLTHKNLVSDCFIAQTNLAIFETDIFYALLPIHHGYTMQAAFINPISVGAEIVFGKSMSVTRLMKELREGQITIMLGVPMLYNKLLSGIRKGIRAKGPIVAIAMKLLMNFSFLLRKLTGKNYGKILFKSVLKAANIYTLRVAICGGGPLSASVFKAYNAAGIDFIQGYGLTETSPIIALNPLEHFKIESVGRDFSPYMEMKILDPDEDGVGEVIVKGPMVMKGYYNMPEETAKVFTEDGYFKTGDLGWMDEEHYLMLCGRIKNMIVTGGGKNVYPEEIEDAFQLFDEIEQITVQGYVPDENSKDERIEALVYPSDELYKRLGIDRNKKEDEKAALKAIDEYIEKVNKNLQPYARITRVTLLEKPLEMTTTRKVKRIYKK from the coding sequence ATGGCGGTTTTGATCGAACGGAAACCTTGGTCGGTTTTAGATAAATGGCGCGGAAAGGCATTTTCGGGAGAATGGCCTACGTTGCCGGAGCTTTTTTTTATTTCAGCGGAGCGCTTTCCCGAACGGCCTTGTTTTACCGATTTTGAAGGCGCGGGCGAAACGAAGAACACGCTTAATTATGACGAGGCGGCAAAAAAAATAAGACAGCTTGCTTTATGGATGACGGCTAACGGAATAAAAAAAGGCGATCACGTGGCCGTAACCGGAAAAAATTCCCCTGAATGGGCGGTGACGTATTTGGCGGCGCAAGCGGCTTCGGCCGTCATCATTCCGATTGACTACGCTCTGCATGAAAACGAAGTTAAAAATCTTATCCGCGTGTCAAAGCCAAAGATGATATTTTGCGATGAAGAAAAACATGATTTTTATAAAACTTCTTTTCCCGATTGCGGAATATATTCTCTAAACAGAAAGTATCGCGACACCTATGTTTATGATCTTAAGGCCGACAAAAAGGTTGAAGAAAATCCCCCTGCGGACGAACACGATACGGCTGCGATACTTTTTACGTCCGGAACTACGGGGAATCCCAAGGGCGTCGTTTTGACGCATAAAAACCTTGTGAGCGACTGTTTTATTGCGCAGACTAATCTTGCCATCTTTGAAACTGATATTTTTTACGCCCTTCTTCCCATTCATCACGGTTACACTATGCAGGCCGCTTTTATAAATCCTATTTCCGTAGGGGCAGAAATCGTTTTCGGAAAGAGCATGTCCGTTACGAGGCTTATGAAGGAACTTAGGGAAGGGCAAATAACAATAATGCTCGGTGTTCCCATGCTGTATAACAAATTGCTTTCCGGAATACGCAAGGGTATAAGGGCAAAAGGGCCTATCGTAGCTATAGCTATGAAATTATTGATGAATTTTTCGTTTCTTTTGCGCAAGCTAACCGGGAAAAATTACGGCAAGATTCTTTTTAAATCGGTGTTAAAGGCTGCAAATATTTATACTCTGCGCGTGGCGATCTGCGGCGGGGGGCCTCTGTCGGCGAGCGTTTTTAAAGCGTACAACGCCGCGGGAATAGATTTTATTCAAGGATACGGACTTACCGAAACTTCCCCCATAATAGCTCTTAATCCGCTCGAACATTTTAAAATAGAAAGCGTCGGCCGGGATTTTAGTCCCTATATGGAAATGAAAATTCTCGATCCAGATGAAGACGGCGTAGGAGAGGTCATCGTAAAAGGCCCGATGGTCATGAAGGGCTATTACAATATGCCGGAAGAAACGGCGAAGGTGTTTACGGAAGACGGATATTTTAAGACCGGCGATCTGGGCTGGATGGACGAGGAACATTATCTTATGCTTTGCGGCCGCATAAAAAACATGATCGTTACCGGCGGAGGAAAAAACGTTTATCCTGAAGAAATAGAAGACGCCTTTCAGCTTTTTGACGAGATCGAACAGATAACCGTTCAGGGGTATGTTCCCGATGAAAATAGTAAAGATGAAAGAATTGAAGCGCTGGTTTATCCTTCCGACGAGCTTTATAAGCGGCTCGGCATCGACCGAAATAAAAAGGAAGATGAAAAGGCTGCGCTGAAGGCGATAGACGAATATATCGAAAAAGTAAATAAGAATTTGCAGCCGTACGCGCGTATTACGAGAGTAACGCTTCTTGAAAAACCGCTTGAAATGACTACGACGCGAAAAGTAAAGCGCATTTATAAAAAATGA
- a CDS encoding DNA alkylation repair protein, with protein MDGDKICESEVQKKLFALQNEKYKAFNAKLVPTVDPKTMIGIRTPALRKFAKEFAQSPKNLSFLKILPHKYFEENNLHGFIIETFNDYDQIIAALDDFLPYVDNWATCDSINPKALGNHLEKLLHKIEQWILSDHTYTVRFALGTLMRFYLSDGVFCEKYLKTAASVRSGEYYVNMMQAWFFATALSKQYKPSVVYLEQKKLDVWTHNKAIQKALESFRIPGDQKKYLKTLKISRGT; from the coding sequence ATGGACGGCGACAAAATATGTGAAAGCGAAGTGCAGAAAAAACTTTTTGCACTTCAGAATGAAAAATACAAGGCTTTTAACGCAAAACTTGTGCCTACAGTCGATCCAAAAACGATGATAGGCATACGCACGCCCGCCTTACGCAAATTTGCAAAAGAATTTGCCCAAAGCCCCAAAAACCTCTCCTTTCTTAAAATTCTTCCTCACAAGTATTTCGAAGAAAACAACTTGCACGGCTTTATAATTGAAACATTTAACGATTATGACCAAATAATCGCCGCTCTGGACGATTTTTTACCCTACGTAGACAACTGGGCTACCTGTGACAGCATAAATCCTAAGGCCTTGGGCAACCATCTTGAAAAACTTCTCCATAAAATAGAACAATGGATTTTGTCGGATCACACATACACCGTGCGCTTCGCACTCGGAACGCTCATGCGCTTTTATCTTTCCGACGGCGTGTTTTGCGAAAAATACTTAAAGACCGCCGCTTCGGTGCGCTCAGGCGAATATTACGTAAACATGATGCAGGCGTGGTTTTTTGCGACTGCTCTCTCAAAACAGTACAAACCTTCCGTAGTTTATCTGGAACAAAAAAAACTTGACGTTTGGACTCACAACAAAGCCATACAAAAAGCGTTGGAAAGTTTTCGCATCCCCGGCGACCAAAAAAAATATCTAAAAACCCTAAAAATCAGCCGGGGAACCTGA
- a CDS encoding C40 family peptidase translates to MDKPIKNNRIILFVFTVFLCLTQGPGVAAQAVQVQDEGTIDAAQTIQAQAPQASQASRPISQEHQKDAKQLREDIVNTAKKYVGARYEYGKTGPDSFDCSGFICTVAYEAASKKLPRTAKALYSFVKIIPQNRLEKGDIVFFRTTRDGSISHAGIYIGGNQFMHAVSDGPNTGVIVSSLKENTWKNAYAGSGKFLPSAESDGDEAAGSESSGQPAPSPSSAGSHSTARGVSSTGSTSTGGKKQSGKSGAAGNKRVNEDFINNLIFDATFGIDWSLFTSSRFLLNFRGVPLTLNARYAPWPLQPGINTGIRLNTGVGSVQIPLMFSVTANDYLRFYAGPVITLGDPDLPGGSKKIEASFFPGMIGLSWNTPSFTKGKTKVSLTQDIVYSVFNATDGSALSFKNSLASGLVFSTGVRVTLPLSSLFK, encoded by the coding sequence ATGGATAAGCCGATAAAAAATAACCGCATTATTCTGTTTGTTTTTACAGTTTTTTTATGTTTGACACAAGGACCAGGCGTCGCCGCTCAAGCGGTTCAAGTTCAGGACGAAGGGACGATCGACGCAGCGCAGACGATTCAGGCACAGGCGCCTCAGGCCTCTCAGGCAAGCCGCCCGATTTCGCAGGAACATCAAAAAGACGCAAAACAGCTGCGCGAAGATATTGTAAACACGGCAAAAAAATACGTAGGAGCCAGATACGAATACGGCAAAACCGGCCCGGACAGTTTTGACTGTTCGGGTTTTATATGCACAGTGGCCTACGAAGCCGCGTCAAAAAAGCTTCCGCGCACGGCAAAAGCGCTTTATTCCTTTGTAAAAATAATTCCGCAAAACAGGCTCGAAAAAGGCGACATAGTATTTTTTAGGACAACGAGGGACGGTTCCATTTCACACGCGGGAATATACATAGGCGGAAATCAGTTTATGCATGCCGTAAGCGACGGACCCAATACGGGCGTGATCGTATCTTCCTTAAAAGAGAACACATGGAAAAACGCATACGCGGGTTCGGGGAAATTTCTTCCGAGCGCGGAAAGCGACGGCGATGAGGCCGCAGGATCCGAAAGTTCGGGCCAACCTGCGCCTTCGCCTTCCTCAGCAGGTTCACATTCCACAGCAAGAGGAGTTTCCTCTACGGGTTCAACTTCCACCGGCGGCAAAAAGCAGAGCGGCAAAAGCGGCGCAGCCGGGAACAAACGAGTAAACGAAGATTTTATAAATAATCTGATCTTTGACGCAACGTTCGGAATAGACTGGAGCCTCTTTACTTCCAGCCGGTTTTTACTTAATTTCCGCGGAGTTCCTCTTACTTTAAATGCGCGTTACGCCCCGTGGCCGCTCCAGCCGGGAATAAATACCGGCATCCGTCTTAACACGGGCGTAGGATCCGTTCAAATTCCGCTCATGTTCAGTGTTACGGCGAACGACTATCTGCGCTTCTACGCCGGCCCTGTAATCACGCTGGGAGATCCCGACCTGCCCGGCGGCAGTAAAAAAATAGAAGCTTCCTTTTTTCCGGGAATGATCGGACTTTCATGGAACACTCCGAGTTTTACAAAAGGAAAGACAAAGGTTTCTCTTACCCAGGACATAGTATATTCGGTATTCAACGCGACCGACGGCTCCGCCTTATCCTTTAAAAACAGCCTTGCTTCAGGCCTTGTGTTTTCAACCGGCGTAAGAGTAACCTTGCCTCTGTCGTCGCTTTTTAAATAG